One stretch of Flavobacterium sp. 9 DNA includes these proteins:
- a CDS encoding 1-acyl-sn-glycerol-3-phosphate acyltransferase: MTLISKEKFSEAAGLSKIPIPGLSSYLMKVMKINNLNEMVKEGGNLEGADFTNYALKKIGVNVQFDAAELLNIPREGAFIVVANHPYGGIESLALLNTIAKIRPDTMYMGNFLLKEIPNLEKCIIAVNPFENVQNSASITGLKMTLKVLSEGVPVAIFPAGEVSSFNFKTNKITDPEWHPVVGKIMCKADVPILPIYFHGNNGFFFSMLKSIHPMLQTSKLISELFNKQGHDLKMTIGKPIFLDRVKGKVSDPQMLKNLRTKLYALKNQLHN; the protein is encoded by the coding sequence ATGACATTGATATCCAAAGAAAAATTTTCTGAAGCTGCCGGCCTTTCTAAAATTCCGATTCCTGGATTATCCTCTTATTTAATGAAAGTAATGAAAATTAACAATTTAAATGAGATGGTAAAAGAAGGAGGCAATCTTGAGGGCGCAGATTTTACTAATTATGCTTTAAAGAAAATTGGCGTGAATGTTCAATTTGACGCTGCCGAATTACTAAATATTCCTCGCGAAGGAGCTTTTATCGTTGTTGCAAACCATCCTTACGGAGGCATCGAATCATTAGCCTTATTAAATACCATTGCAAAAATACGCCCTGATACAATGTATATGGGGAATTTTCTATTAAAGGAAATTCCAAATCTTGAAAAATGTATTATTGCCGTAAACCCATTTGAAAATGTGCAGAATTCTGCTAGTATTACAGGATTAAAAATGACACTTAAAGTTTTATCAGAAGGTGTTCCTGTTGCAATATTTCCTGCCGGAGAAGTATCATCTTTTAATTTTAAGACAAATAAAATCACAGATCCTGAGTGGCATCCTGTAGTAGGAAAAATTATGTGCAAAGCAGACGTTCCTATTTTGCCGATATATTTTCATGGAAATAATGGTTTTTTCTTTAGTATGTTAAAATCAATTCACCCCATGTTACAAACTTCAAAACTGATCTCAGAACTCTTTAACAAACAAGGACATGACTTGAAGATGACTATTGGAAAACCCATTTTTTTAGACAGAGTCAAAGGTAAAGTTTCCGATCCTCAAATGTTAAAAAACCTCAGAACTAAATTGTACGCTCTCAAAAATCAATTACACAATTAA
- a CDS encoding shikimate kinase translates to MKKIILLGYMGCGKSTIAQNLSKSTNIPFLDLDKCIEKRANLSINEIFEQHGEIYFRKLEHEMFLELLQSSENSIIGLGGGTPCYANNHELLKSDDVTSIYLKASIETLYDRLIHNKSKRPLIADMNEEEMKEFIAKHLFDRSFYYNHAQHKVTVDNKTVEETVDDILEILA, encoded by the coding sequence ATGAAAAAGATTATATTATTAGGATATATGGGGTGCGGAAAGTCAACCATCGCTCAAAATCTTTCAAAATCTACAAATATTCCGTTTTTGGATTTAGATAAATGCATCGAAAAAAGAGCAAATTTGTCTATAAATGAGATTTTCGAACAACACGGAGAGATATATTTTCGAAAATTAGAACACGAAATGTTTCTGGAATTACTTCAATCTTCAGAAAACAGTATAATTGGTTTAGGCGGAGGAACGCCATGTTATGCTAATAATCACGAATTATTAAAAAGTGATGATGTTACTTCGATATATTTAAAGGCTTCAATAGAGACTTTATATGATAGATTGATACATAACAAGAGTAAGCGTCCGCTAATTGCTGATATGAATGAAGAGGAAATGAAAGAGTTTATTGCAAAGCATTTATTCGACAGAAGCTTTTATTACAATCATGCGCAACATAAAGTTACAGTTGATAATAAAACTGTCGAAGAAACGGTTGATGATATTTTAGAGATCTTAGCTTAA
- the tgt gene encoding tRNA guanosine(34) transglycosylase Tgt — MKFDLLQKDPQSKARAGSITTDHGVIETPIFMPVGTVASVKGVHQRELKEDINPDIILGNTYHLYLRPQTEILEKAGGLHKFMNWDRNILTDSGGYQVYSLSNNRKIKEEGVKFKSHIDGSYHFFSPESVMEIQRTIGADIIMAFDECTPYPCDYRYAQRSMHMTHRWLDRCINHLDKVPYKYGYEQTFFPIVQGSTYKDLRQQSAEYIANSGQQGNAIGGLSVGEPAEEMYAMTEVVCEILPEDKPRYLMGVGTPINILENIALGIDMFDCVMPTRNARNGMLFTANGTINIKNKKWEADFSPIDEMGHTFVDTEYTKAYLRHLFAANEYLGKQIATIHNLGFYMWLVREARKHILAGDFRPWKEMMVKNMSQRL, encoded by the coding sequence ATGAAGTTTGATTTATTACAAAAAGATCCGCAATCTAAAGCTAGAGCGGGAAGTATTACTACAGATCACGGCGTAATTGAAACGCCTATTTTTATGCCTGTTGGGACGGTTGCTTCTGTAAAAGGTGTGCACCAACGCGAGCTAAAAGAAGATATTAATCCGGATATTATTCTGGGAAATACATACCATTTATATTTACGTCCGCAGACTGAAATTCTTGAAAAAGCAGGTGGATTGCATAAATTCATGAATTGGGATCGTAATATTTTGACTGATTCTGGTGGTTATCAGGTTTATTCTCTTTCGAATAATAGAAAAATTAAGGAAGAAGGAGTAAAGTTTAAATCACACATTGATGGTTCTTATCACTTTTTTTCACCGGAAAGCGTAATGGAAATTCAGCGTACGATTGGAGCTGATATTATCATGGCTTTTGATGAATGTACGCCTTATCCTTGTGACTACAGATACGCACAACGTTCGATGCATATGACGCACCGTTGGTTGGATCGTTGTATCAACCATTTGGATAAAGTACCTTATAAATATGGGTATGAGCAAACGTTTTTCCCGATTGTTCAGGGAAGTACTTATAAAGATTTACGTCAACAATCGGCTGAATATATTGCAAATTCAGGACAGCAAGGTAACGCGATTGGTGGTTTGTCTGTAGGGGAACCTGCGGAGGAAATGTACGCAATGACTGAGGTTGTTTGTGAAATTTTGCCGGAAGATAAACCTAGATATTTAATGGGTGTTGGAACTCCGATTAATATTTTGGAAAATATTGCGTTAGGTATCGATATGTTCGATTGCGTTATGCCAACTCGTAATGCCAGAAATGGTATGTTGTTTACGGCAAACGGAACAATTAATATTAAGAATAAAAAGTGGGAAGCTGATTTTTCTCCAATTGATGAAATGGGACATACTTTTGTAGATACTGAATATACAAAAGCTTATTTACGTCACTTATTTGCTGCTAATGAATATTTAGGAAAACAAATTGCTACGATTCATAACCTTGGTTTTTATATGTGGTTGGTTCGTGAAGCCAGAAAACATATCTTAGCAGGAGATTTTAGACCATGGAAAGAAATGATGGTTAAAAATATGAGTCAAAGACTTTAA
- a CDS encoding polysaccharide deacetylase family protein — translation MNLAQKLGYPENTKLLIIHADDAGLSHSENQATIKALQNGSVNSYSIMVPCAWFFEMATFAKNNPQFDCGIHLTLTCEWENYKFGPILPITKVSSLVDKNGYFYKTRADFKNNAKPSEIKKELTAQIEKALQFGIKPTHLDSHMCSVGVTPEILEIYKELGRIYNLPVFINKQFVESISLSDEKYDFENTLVSDNLLIGYFSDFEKGELKDSYKKALENTKPGFNVFLLHPAFDDFEMQGITINHPNFGSEWRQIDFDFFTSEECKLQLQKNNIQLITWREIQGIR, via the coding sequence ATGAACTTAGCTCAAAAACTTGGATATCCAGAAAACACCAAACTATTAATCATTCATGCCGACGATGCCGGATTATCACATTCCGAAAATCAAGCTACTATAAAAGCACTCCAAAACGGATCTGTAAACTCCTATAGTATAATGGTTCCATGTGCGTGGTTTTTTGAAATGGCAACATTCGCCAAAAATAATCCACAATTCGATTGCGGAATCCATCTAACGCTGACTTGCGAATGGGAAAATTACAAATTCGGTCCAATTCTTCCAATAACCAAAGTATCAAGTTTAGTCGACAAAAACGGTTATTTTTATAAAACCCGAGCAGATTTCAAAAACAACGCAAAACCATCCGAAATAAAAAAAGAGCTTACGGCACAAATCGAAAAAGCATTACAATTCGGAATCAAACCTACACATCTCGACTCACATATGTGCAGCGTTGGCGTTACTCCCGAAATTTTAGAAATCTACAAAGAACTAGGAAGAATCTATAATTTACCAGTTTTCATCAACAAACAATTTGTAGAATCAATAAGCTTATCGGACGAAAAATATGATTTCGAAAACACACTTGTATCCGACAATCTTCTAATTGGATATTTCAGCGACTTCGAAAAAGGCGAACTTAAAGATTCATATAAAAAAGCTTTAGAAAACACAAAACCAGGATTCAACGTCTTTTTGCTTCATCCCGCTTTCGATGATTTTGAAATGCAGGGAATCACTATAAATCACCCAAACTTTGGCTCCGAATGGCGTCAGATTGATTTCGATTTTTTCACAAGTGAAGAATGTAAATTACAACTTCAGAAAAATAATATTCAATTAATAACATGGAGAGAAATTCAGGGAATTAGATAA
- a CDS encoding RNA-binding S4 domain-containing protein — protein MRIDKYLWCVRYYKTRNMVTEACKKNHITVNGQVAKPSKEVFPTDKITFRKDQITQIITVLDIPESRVGAKLVDIYRKNETPAEAYAHLELLKLSKEHYRKSGTGRPTKKDRRDIDEYGNEIFDEDETE, from the coding sequence ATGAGAATAGACAAATACTTATGGTGCGTGCGCTATTACAAAACCAGAAACATGGTAACTGAAGCGTGCAAAAAAAACCATATTACTGTAAATGGGCAAGTTGCCAAGCCTTCTAAAGAAGTTTTTCCAACGGACAAAATTACTTTTAGAAAAGACCAGATTACACAAATTATAACTGTACTCGATATTCCCGAAAGTCGTGTTGGAGCAAAACTTGTTGATATATATAGAAAAAATGAAACGCCGGCCGAAGCTTATGCACATTTAGAACTATTAAAACTATCCAAAGAACATTATCGCAAGAGTGGAACCGGAAGACCTACCAAAAAAGATCGAAGAGATATCGACGAATATGGTAATGAAATTTTTGACGAGGACGAAACAGAATAA
- a CDS encoding transketolase gives MKPNTQQLSDLTIQVRRDILRMVHAVNSGHPGGSLGCTEFLVTLYQNIMERKEGFDMNGIGEDLFFLSNGHISPVFYSVLARSGYFPVSELATFRLLNSRLQGHPTTHEGLPGVRIASGSLGQGLSVALGAAQAKKLNGDNHIIYSLHGDGELQEGQNWEAIMYASAKKVDNIISTIDLNGKQIDGTTDEVLPMGSIRAKFEAFDWDVLEIKEGNNIDAILAGLNDAKSRTGKGKPVCILLHTEMGNGVDFMMHTHAWHGKAPNNDQLASALAQNISTLADY, from the coding sequence ATGAAGCCTAACACACAACAATTAAGCGATTTAACTATCCAAGTAAGAAGAGATATTCTTCGAATGGTACATGCTGTCAACTCAGGTCACCCAGGTGGTTCACTAGGTTGTACTGAATTTTTGGTAACTCTATACCAAAATATTATGGAGCGTAAAGAAGGTTTTGATATGAACGGAATTGGAGAAGATCTTTTCTTCCTTTCAAATGGACATATTTCTCCTGTATTTTATAGCGTATTAGCACGTAGTGGTTATTTCCCTGTTTCAGAACTTGCAACTTTCAGATTATTAAACTCACGTTTACAAGGACATCCAACAACTCATGAAGGATTACCTGGAGTTCGTATTGCTTCTGGTTCATTAGGACAAGGTTTATCTGTAGCTCTTGGAGCAGCTCAGGCTAAAAAATTAAATGGTGATAATCATATCATTTATTCTTTACACGGAGATGGAGAATTACAAGAAGGTCAAAACTGGGAAGCTATCATGTATGCTTCTGCAAAAAAAGTAGATAATATTATCTCGACTATTGACCTTAACGGAAAACAAATCGATGGTACAACTGACGAAGTTTTACCAATGGGAAGTATCCGTGCTAAATTTGAAGCTTTTGACTGGGACGTTCTTGAAATCAAAGAAGGTAACAATATCGATGCTATTCTTGCAGGTTTAAATGATGCAAAATCAAGAACCGGTAAAGGTAAACCAGTTTGTATTTTACTACATACTGAAATGGGTAATGGTGTGGATTTCATGATGCACACTCATGCTTGGCATGGTAAAGCACCAAACAACGATCAGTTAGCAAGTGCTTTAGCTCAAAACATCTCAACTTTAGCAGACTATTAA
- a CDS encoding LytTR family DNA-binding domain-containing protein, whose product MRFYINTAHLTQEIEYPKRYQSQNLIKSSVTVFLILLVFLLLFKPFGVYDPELKMHYLLICFFHAVAPALILFAYFGILNYSKKAKDQIKWTLLKEYIQIGIILVLMGTTSFLMRDLLYNNPNNWSWNYFFEEIRNCLIAGTFFYFFLRLSSFYFESKNGSPFVLQFTPLAIEPAKATLETTIFINTHVKQDDFSLDINQLLFAKADGNYIELTKSNENKITTEVKRISLTQFEAQIIDYPHFFRCHRTYLVNMFKIEKMSGNSQGYLLSFHETDIKIPVSRKQIDSFNNRYQELQSKYIA is encoded by the coding sequence ATGAGATTCTACATCAACACAGCACATTTGACACAAGAAATTGAATATCCCAAAAGATATCAATCTCAGAATCTAATCAAAAGCTCAGTTACTGTATTTCTTATCCTTTTAGTATTCCTTTTATTATTCAAACCATTTGGAGTTTACGATCCGGAACTCAAAATGCATTACTTACTCATTTGTTTTTTTCATGCCGTAGCTCCGGCACTAATTCTATTCGCTTACTTTGGAATATTAAATTATTCTAAAAAAGCAAAAGATCAAATTAAATGGACTTTACTCAAAGAATATATCCAAATTGGGATAATATTGGTATTAATGGGCACAACGAGCTTTTTAATGCGGGATTTACTTTATAACAACCCAAACAATTGGTCATGGAATTATTTTTTTGAAGAAATTAGAAATTGTCTTATTGCAGGCACATTTTTCTACTTTTTTCTGAGATTATCAAGTTTTTATTTCGAATCAAAAAATGGATCTCCATTTGTTCTTCAATTTACTCCATTAGCAATTGAACCCGCAAAAGCAACTTTAGAAACTACTATTTTTATTAATACGCATGTAAAGCAAGATGATTTCAGCTTAGATATTAATCAGTTACTTTTTGCAAAAGCAGATGGCAATTATATCGAGTTAACAAAATCAAATGAAAATAAAATTACCACTGAAGTAAAAAGAATTTCCCTAACGCAATTTGAAGCTCAGATAATAGACTACCCACACTTTTTCAGATGCCACCGAACTTATTTAGTAAATATGTTTAAGATTGAAAAAATGTCCGGAAACTCTCAAGGCTATCTATTATCCTTTCATGAAACAGATATAAAAATTCCGGTTTCCAGAAAACAAATCGACAGCTTCAACAACCGTTATCAAGAACTTCAAAGTAAATATATTGCCTAA
- a CDS encoding HEAT repeat domain-containing protein gives MLFGLFKSLDEKVKEDKENLIARLKNSDAKTLIIEMGNNNPISNNIIKKQKRDQSLGSEDFPSWYAYRISDKLSDINLKPELIELLKNKDFFQYKKFVLRCLSSLCANCKDYELFDFLISELKKTNEEEVITTVLSRLNELKKPTTLNIDYLKQLLLKGTYQNRIDALNALKNSEHNDLEEILIQKFNTSDQHTKCMVCATLKSTGTIKSLEILKAEFKRTRSNDLKCFIQSAIEEINEREIAKAKHLNSHQNL, from the coding sequence ATGTTATTTGGACTATTTAAAAGTTTAGACGAAAAAGTTAAAGAAGACAAAGAAAACCTAATAGCCAGGTTAAAAAACTCTGATGCAAAAACTTTAATTATAGAAATGGGAAACAACAATCCAATTTCAAACAATATAATTAAAAAGCAGAAACGTGATCAATCTTTAGGAAGTGAAGATTTTCCTAGCTGGTATGCTTATAGAATTTCTGATAAATTAAGTGATATAAACTTAAAACCCGAACTTATTGAATTACTTAAGAACAAAGATTTTTTTCAATATAAAAAATTCGTTTTAAGATGCCTAAGTAGCTTGTGCGCAAACTGCAAAGATTACGAGCTTTTCGACTTTTTGATTTCAGAACTCAAAAAAACTAATGAAGAAGAAGTAATTACAACTGTTCTAAGCAGGCTTAATGAATTGAAAAAACCCACTACTCTAAATATTGACTATCTTAAACAATTACTATTAAAAGGAACATACCAAAATAGAATTGACGCACTTAATGCTTTAAAAAACTCCGAACACAATGATTTAGAAGAAATTTTAATACAAAAATTTAACACCAGTGACCAACATACTAAATGTATGGTTTGCGCAACACTTAAATCCACAGGAACAATAAAATCATTAGAAATATTGAAAGCAGAATTTAAAAGAACAAGGAGTAATGATTTAAAATGTTTTATTCAAAGTGCAATAGAAGAAATTAACGAGCGAGAAATAGCAAAAGCTAAACATTTAAACTCCCACCAGAATCTTTAA
- a CDS encoding DUF6438 domain-containing protein — MKQKISLYVLTVFILYSCQKNNDTQLNKNILGEWTYIKTEDQRKPQKISDIKFPPPSPFGNHISGYIFLENNVCENKSGYFNFIKANEREDRKTFFLGTTTKYKIENDSLKILDLVSKTWENQKIHSIIGDTLTTQISDSIFAKYARTKYKIDPSENYDKIIVSSSGCYGSCPVSNISIDDNGNILFYGQHYNTKNGIFKSKISKNQYQKIQTSFKKADIKNLKDNYEANWTDDETVSITFIKNNKIIKSISDYGRKSPSDLIWAYTPVRYLYQQIKLNPLKTEKPLLSLWRISFTKGNQICDLTKSDSFYLLTEIFKGKEITYKFENRYQIEFWNDEDKKERINTDGRFFKYRDKTVDIGYNFLTKNNLTDKFRQKDKYD, encoded by the coding sequence ATGAAGCAAAAAATTTCACTTTACGTTTTAACTGTTTTCATTTTATACTCTTGCCAAAAAAATAATGACACTCAATTAAACAAAAATATTCTTGGCGAGTGGACTTACATCAAAACAGAAGACCAAAGAAAACCGCAAAAAATTAGCGATATTAAATTTCCACCGCCTTCTCCTTTTGGCAACCACATATCAGGATACATCTTTTTAGAAAATAATGTATGCGAAAACAAATCTGGCTATTTTAATTTTATCAAAGCAAATGAGAGAGAAGACAGAAAGACATTTTTTTTAGGAACTACAACTAAATATAAAATCGAAAATGATAGTCTAAAAATTTTAGATCTAGTAAGCAAAACTTGGGAGAATCAAAAAATACATTCGATTATTGGAGACACATTGACAACACAAATAAGCGATAGCATCTTTGCAAAATACGCGAGAACAAAATACAAAATCGACCCTAGCGAAAATTACGACAAAATTATAGTTTCGTCTTCAGGCTGTTATGGCTCTTGTCCTGTTTCAAATATTAGCATTGACGATAATGGCAATATTCTCTTTTACGGTCAACATTATAATACTAAAAATGGAATTTTTAAATCTAAAATTTCTAAAAATCAATATCAAAAAATTCAAACCAGTTTTAAAAAAGCAGATATAAAGAATCTTAAAGATAATTATGAAGCAAATTGGACCGATGACGAGACAGTCTCTATAACATTTATCAAAAACAATAAAATAATAAAATCTATTAGCGACTACGGAAGAAAATCGCCGAGCGATTTAATTTGGGCTTATACACCTGTCAGATATTTATATCAGCAAATAAAGCTAAACCCTTTGAAAACGGAAAAACCCTTATTATCACTATGGAGAATAAGCTTTACAAAAGGAAATCAAATTTGTGACTTAACAAAATCTGATAGTTTTTATCTTTTAACCGAAATTTTTAAAGGCAAAGAAATAACCTATAAATTTGAAAATCGTTACCAGATTGAATTTTGGAATGACGAAGATAAAAAAGAAAGAATTAATACCGATGGAAGATTTTTTAAATACAGGGACAAAACTGTTGATATTGGCTATAATTTTTTGACCAAAAATAATCTGACTGACAAATTCAGACAGAAAGACAAATACGACTGA
- a CDS encoding transketolase family protein — protein MKKYENTGSKDTRSGFGAGMTELGQKNENVVALCADLIGSLKFDDFKKNHPERFFQIGIAEANMIGIAAGLTIGGKIPFTGTFANFSTGRVYDQIRQSVAYSDKNVKICASHAGLTLGEDGATHQILEDIGLMKMLPGMTVINTCDYNQTKAATLALADHHGPAYLRFGRPVVPNFTPADEPFVIGKAILLNEGTDVTIVATGHLVWEALIAAEALEAKGISAEVINIHTIKPLDEEAILKSVAKTRCIVTAEEHNYLGGLGESVSGVLALNNPTPQEFVAVNDSFGESGTPEQLMDKYKLNNQAIVEAVERVIKRK, from the coding sequence ATGAAAAAATACGAAAATACAGGAAGTAAAGATACTCGTTCGGGTTTTGGAGCGGGAATGACTGAATTAGGTCAAAAAAATGAAAATGTAGTTGCACTTTGTGCTGATTTAATTGGGTCATTAAAATTTGATGATTTCAAAAAAAATCACCCAGAGCGTTTTTTCCAAATTGGAATCGCAGAAGCTAACATGATTGGTATCGCTGCAGGTTTAACAATTGGCGGAAAAATTCCTTTTACAGGAACTTTCGCTAACTTCTCTACAGGAAGAGTTTATGATCAAATTCGTCAGTCAGTTGCTTATTCTGATAAAAACGTAAAAATATGTGCTTCTCACGCTGGTTTAACATTAGGTGAAGATGGAGCTACACACCAAATCTTAGAAGATATTGGATTAATGAAAATGTTGCCGGGAATGACTGTAATCAACACTTGTGATTACAACCAAACTAAAGCAGCAACTTTAGCATTAGCAGATCACCATGGCCCTGCTTATTTACGTTTTGGACGTCCGGTTGTGCCTAACTTCACTCCTGCTGATGAGCCTTTCGTAATTGGAAAAGCAATTTTATTAAACGAAGGAACTGATGTTACAATTGTTGCTACAGGACACTTAGTTTGGGAAGCTCTTATTGCTGCTGAAGCATTAGAAGCAAAAGGAATTTCTGCTGAAGTAATCAACATTCACACAATCAAACCTCTTGATGAAGAAGCAATTCTTAAATCGGTTGCTAAAACAAGATGTATAGTTACTGCAGAAGAGCACAACTACCTTGGAGGTCTTGGAGAAAGTGTTTCTGGAGTATTAGCCCTAAACAACCCAACTCCGCAAGAATTTGTTGCTGTAAACGATAGTTTTGGTGAATCTGGAACTCCAGAGCAATTAATGGACAAATACAAATTAAACAATCAAGCAATTGTTGAAGCTGTAGAAAGAGTTATTAAAAGAAAATAA
- a CDS encoding phosphoribosyltransferase domain-containing protein — translation MSKNIILTNQEIEHKIKRIAYQIYETFVDEEEIVIAGIASNGSVFAQKIASALSNISTLKVSLCEVKVDKQNPQLPIQTSLTASEYENKGLVLVDDVLNSGTTLIYAVRHFLDVPLKKFKTAVLVDRNHKKYPVKADFKGISLSTSLLEHVQVVFDENGDDYAFLS, via the coding sequence ATGAGCAAAAACATCATTTTAACCAATCAGGAAATCGAACACAAAATAAAACGTATTGCATACCAAATTTACGAAACGTTTGTAGACGAAGAAGAAATTGTGATTGCCGGAATCGCTTCTAACGGATCTGTTTTTGCCCAAAAAATTGCTTCGGCATTAAGTAACATCTCAACACTTAAAGTATCACTTTGCGAAGTTAAAGTCGACAAACAAAATCCACAATTACCAATTCAAACCTCTTTGACAGCTTCAGAATACGAAAACAAAGGATTGGTTCTTGTTGATGACGTCTTAAATTCAGGCACAACCTTAATTTATGCTGTTCGTCATTTCTTAGACGTTCCGCTTAAGAAATTCAAAACAGCAGTACTTGTTGATAGAAATCATAAAAAATACCCTGTAAAAGCTGACTTTAAGGGTATTTCACTATCTACATCTCTACTTGAGCATGTTCAGGTTGTTTTTGACGAGAATGGCGATGATTATGCCTTTTTAAGCTAA
- a CDS encoding FKBP-type peptidyl-prolyl cis-trans isomerase, with protein sequence MNKFKFYFILLLAGISFVSCSKKDDDEVVTVPLRDYEVQYKADNDSIEKYLKTHYIKEVTANFDITFEKIPANGTQISIMDQKDYELATRSVYNRGVNYKVRYLILNKGTGLSPCNTDRVNAAYSGNLLDGTVFDNSYGIGRSFELYVYVNSPVIDGWGEIFPQFKTGTSKTSDNGTVTYENFGAGVMFLPSGLGYYANTQTNIPAYSPLIFSFKLFDLQRLDHEYTFSNGSAVNVGDGIPDYKEDLDGDGYLYDLRDTARFPNPPDSYKVNYDTDGDGIPDFLDLDDDGDGYSTRFEVTKPVDAPVTGVSLIYPWDPIADNPATPNTNESETFGIPRRPTGALTDPSKPESIDNPRKFVDDDYKVNPRLRIHLDKTYPYQKK encoded by the coding sequence ATGAATAAATTTAAATTTTATTTTATTTTATTGCTTGCGGGTATTTCTTTCGTTTCTTGCTCTAAAAAAGATGATGATGAGGTAGTGACAGTTCCATTAAGAGATTATGAAGTACAGTATAAAGCTGATAATGATTCGATTGAGAAATATCTTAAAACCCATTATATTAAGGAAGTCACAGCTAATTTTGATATTACTTTTGAAAAAATCCCGGCTAATGGAACACAAATATCTATTATGGACCAAAAGGATTATGAATTAGCAACCAGATCTGTTTACAATCGTGGTGTTAATTATAAAGTTCGTTATTTAATTTTAAATAAAGGAACAGGGTTGTCACCTTGTAATACTGACCGAGTTAATGCAGCATATTCAGGGAATTTATTAGATGGAACTGTCTTCGATAATTCTTATGGTATAGGAAGAAGTTTTGAGTTATATGTATACGTGAATAGTCCTGTTATAGATGGTTGGGGAGAGATCTTTCCTCAATTTAAAACGGGTACTTCAAAAACTTCTGATAATGGTACGGTGACTTATGAGAACTTCGGAGCCGGAGTTATGTTCTTGCCATCAGGGTTGGGTTATTATGCAAATACACAGACTAATATACCAGCTTATTCTCCGTTAATATTTAGTTTTAAATTATTTGATCTTCAGAGATTGGATCACGAATATACTTTTTCAAATGGTAGTGCAGTGAATGTTGGAGATGGTATTCCTGATTATAAAGAAGATCTTGATGGCGATGGTTATCTGTATGATTTGAGAGATACGGCAAGATTTCCAAATCCTCCTGATAGTTATAAAGTAAATTACGATACAGATGGTGATGGAATTCCTGATTTTTTAGATTTGGACGATGATGGTGATGGATATTCTACTAGATTTGAGGTTACAAAACCAGTAGATGCTCCGGTTACAGGAGTGAGTTTGATTTATCCTTGGGATCCTATTGCGGATAATCCGGCGACGCCAAATACAAATGAATCTGAAACTTTTGGTATTCCTAGAAGACCTACAGGTGCGCTTACAGATCCTAGTAAACCAGAATCTATTGATAATCCACGTAAATTTGTAGATGATGATTATAAAGTTAATCCAAGGTTAAGAATACATTTGGATAAAACATATCCTTATCAAAAGAAATAA